A portion of the Tachysurus vachellii isolate PV-2020 chromosome 14, HZAU_Pvac_v1, whole genome shotgun sequence genome contains these proteins:
- the tafa5b gene encoding chemokine-like protein TAFA-5: MQLVRAVCALAAAASALLLILFFQARALREGQLAAGTCEIVTLDRDSSQPRRTIARQTARCACRKGQIAGTTRASPACVDAHIVRSRQWCEMMPCLDDEGCDLLINRSGWRCVQPGGKVKTTTVS, translated from the exons ATGCAGCTCGTGCGTGCGGTTTGCGCGCTCGCGGCCGCGGCTTCGGCCCTTCTCCTTATCCTCTTCTTCCAGGCGCGCGCTCTGCGTGAAG GTCAGCTGGCAGCAGGCACATGTGAAATTGTCACACTAGACCGAGACAGCAGCCAGCCAAGGAGGACCATCGCACGGCAGACAGCCAGGTGTGCCTGCAGGAAAGGCCAGATTGCCGGGACAACCAGAGCCAGCCCGGCATGCGTAGATG ctcATATTGTGAGGAGCAGACAGTGGTGTGAGATGATGCCTTGCTTGGATGACGAAGGCTGTGACTTGTTAATAAACAGATCAGGTTGGAGATGTGTACAGCCTGGAGGCAAAGTGAAAACTACCACA GTATCCTGA